One segment of Salvia splendens isolate huo1 chromosome 20, SspV2, whole genome shotgun sequence DNA contains the following:
- the LOC121782047 gene encoding uncharacterized protein LOC121782047 has translation MTPPLPISTTIYIMVEDIMNLFHLQTTRILYLYLRHGRRLHGRLRRHLIRPYSLLRRIPAQVRHMSQLVFVSDIDLLHNFIWGEMTHDLVEEALDFGTQDVAEHVDYADMEYIDQVEATSDWTRMREDLANSMWLNRGNVDTSTEDGELIPECICGGGRCGFCVQGKKPNIVAGFFINVQLISNIQVLFCGATSLIVGLTTVVSQISS, from the exons atgaCACCTCCTTTGCCCATATCTACAACCATTTACATTATGGTAGAAGACATAATGAATCTTTTCCACTTGCAAACTACCAGAATCTTGTATCTCTACTTGAGGCACGGTAGACGTCTGCATGGACGTCTTAGGCGGCACTTGATTAGGCCCTACTCTCTACTACGTCGGATTCCTGCCCAAGTCCGGCATATGAGCCAGCTTGTCTTTGTTAGCGATATCGATTTGCTGCACAATTTTATCTGGGGTGAAATGACACATGATCTAGTTGAGGAAGCACTTGATTTTGGCACACAAGATGTAGCTGAACACGTCGACTATGCTGACATGGAATACATTGACCAAGTTGAAGCTACATCTGATTGGACTCGAATGCGCGAAGACTTGGCAAATTCCATGTGGTTAAAT CGTGGGAATGTCGACACATCAACTGAAGATGGTGAACTAATACCAGAGTGCATTTGTGGTGGGGGAAGATGCGGCTTTTGTGTGCAGGGAAAGAAGCCAAACATAGTGGCaggtttttttataaatgtccAGCTAATATCAAACATTCAAGTTCTTTTTTGTGGTGCGACGAGTTTGATAGTAGGCTTGACGACGGTCGTATCCCAGATTTCGTCTTAA